One window from the genome of Cryptomeria japonica chromosome 6, Sugi_1.0, whole genome shotgun sequence encodes:
- the LOC131067303 gene encoding uncharacterized protein LOC131067303 isoform X1 produces MKCKQCTRRVTGEKSVERISLLTDMEIVPYVTSSKHPKARGRSTSMPSNCKEEIKTHHKPSLSNLESLPWKDMFEGAANMSNEKEQQHRGTSDNALPEVGDSYPTKTTPKTSDSDNNAFGSQNPELRLALYIAMAHGGLIFLLAAIYGVTKLLEEYWTPIQWAILCSMPLREIQGALVDFWTQPLQLGLFETLLALPVAVYDAMAGTFNDLSHAVVRKKLKSEEDSNTKFSKLLRWMLSFAIFVLTYERLGVAAWPIFLLAGFILHAAQKTVEFTDDSNAGKMGVATTLKVISQVRRGRSLRKRGSRLPIWSRASRYVTHRVLKRLSTLIAVWLISIMIIGFVAGILFFSYKIGLEGKDAVISLKEHVQKSNYAERVGLKQWIIDNNIPELMDTYTVKFYETVSLQMDAIARQYNMTDFADSFKQYLLTPKPAHDNFSLSSVPAVPSHPFTLKLQSIRIKAQNRDFTAIYTELEALFKDIQISRDDLVVKAKNFALQSMDVIKHVFASSTVLFTGGTNFVLSVVVSIASGAAGILNFLSQSMVFFSLLYYLITSESGGVMEHVLGMLPVSKTTRSRCATVLNHAVSSVLLATAKMAFFQAAVTWLLFRFFQIHFVYMSTLLAFTSALLPIFPPWVSSLPAGLQMAVEGQYLQGVVLTIIHIWIMDYGVAAIQCDVPGQNVYLTGLSIIGGMAIFSSALEGAIMGPLILTFIMALKNLYSEFVLAAAKEMNN; encoded by the coding sequence atgaaatgtaAGCAGTGCACTCGCCGTGTCACAGGGGAAAAATCTGTGGAGAGGATTTCGTTGTTGACGGACATGGAAATTGTCCCGTACGTCACCAGTTCGAAACATCCGAAGGCCAGGGGAAGATCAACTTCAATGCCATCTAACTGTAAGGAAGAGATAAAAACCCATCACAAGCCATCGCTGTCAAATCTAGAGTCTCTTCCCTGGAAGGACATGTTCGAGGGAGCCGCTAACATGAGCAACGAAAAGGAGCAACAACACAGAGGTACCAGCGACAATGCCCTACCGGAAGTCGGCGATTCGTATCCCACTAAAACAACTCCTAAAACTTCAGATTCAGACAACAATGCCTTCGGAAGTCAAAACCCGGAGCTCCGGCTGGCCCTGTACATTGCCATGGCGCATGGGGGACTCATTTTTTTGCTAGCGGCCATTTACGGTGTTACGAAGCTTCTGGAAGAATACTGGACGCCAATTCAGTGGGCGATTCTGTGCTCCATGCCACTGCGTGAAATTCAAGGTGCGCTGGTGGATTTCTGGACACAGCCTTTACAACTTGGTCTGTTTGAAACCCTCTTGGCCCTCCCAGTCGCCGTGTACGATGCCATGGCCGGCACATTTAATGATCTGAGTCACGCCGTGGTGAGAAAGAAGCTCAAGTCTGAGGAAGATTCGAATACCAAGTTTTCGAAATTGCTGAGATGGATGCTTTCATTTGCTATTTTTGTTCTAACGTACGAGCGGCTGGGGGTTGCGGCGTGGCCCATTTTTTTGCTTGCGGGCTTCATTCTGCACGCGGCTCAGAAAACGGTAGAGTTTACGGACGATTCGAACGCTGGCAAAATGGGCGTGGCGACCACTCTCAAGGTGATTTCGCAGGTTCGGAGAGGCAGAAGCCTGCGGAAGAGGGGTTCTCGGCTGCCGATTTGGAGCCGAGCTAGTAGGTACGTAACACACCGTGTACTTAAACGCCTCTCTACTTTGATCGCTGTTTGGCTCATAAGCATCATGATCATCGGCTTTGTCGCCGGAATTCTGTTTTTTTCGTATAAGATCGGCCTTGAGGGTAAAGATGCTGTTATTTCCCTTAAAGAACATGTACAGAAGAGTAATTATGCAGAGCGCGTGGGGCTAAAACAGTGGATTATTGATAATAATATTCCGGAATTAATGGACACTTACACTGTAAAATTTTATGAGACGGTCTCACTGCAAATGGATGCAATTGCTAGGCAATATAATATGACAGATTTTGCGGATTCTTTTAAGCAATATTTGCTTACTCCTAAGCCGGCCCATGATAATTTTTCGCTTTCTTCTGTCCCGGCCGTACCCTCCCATCCCTTCACTCTGAAGCTCCAAAGCATTCGTATCAAGGCTCAAAACAGAGATTTCACGGCAATTTATACAGAACTGGAGGCCTTATttaaggatattcagatatctaggGATGATCTGGTCGTGAAGGCAAAGAACTTTGCACTGCAGAGCATGGATGTCATAAAGCATGTTTTTGCCAGCAGCACTGTCCTATTCACAGGAGGTACAAACTTTGTACTGTCTGTTGTTGTCTCAATTGCCTCTGGTGCTGCTGGCATTTTGAATTTCCTGTCTCAGTCAATGGTGTTTTTCTCGCTGCTTTATTATTTGATTACTTCGGAGTCTGGCGGTGTGATGGAACATGTATTGGGTATGCTGCCTGTGTCTAAGACGACAAGAAGCAGGTGTGCCACTGTTCTGAACCATGCTGTGAGCAGTGTGCTATTGGCCACTGCAAAAATGGCCTTCTTTCAAGCAGCAGTGACATGGCTTCTCTTCCGATTCTTTCAGATACATTTTGTGTACATGTCTACTTTGCTTGCTTTTACCAGTGCTCTGTTGCCTATATTTCCACCTTGGGTGTCTTCGTTGCCAGCTGGTTTACAGATGGCTGTAGAGGGTCAGTATCTCCAGGGCGTTGTTTTGACTATAATTCATATTTGGATTATGGATTACGGAGTGGCTGCGATCCAATGTGACGTGCCGGGACAAAATGTGTATCTGACTGGTCTTAGTATAATTGGGGGCATGGCTATCTTTTCATCTGCCTTAGAG